A region from the Gemmatimonadota bacterium genome encodes:
- a CDS encoding thiamine pyrophosphate-dependent dehydrogenase E1 component subunit alpha gives MTALETDEPDWAGLDRSELLEVFRALVLNRAAEERLDLLFKQGHIKGGVYRSLGQEACAVGAAYALRRRDDGTGDVVGQTVRATGAVFLMGGTPLDLFRQYLSRATGPTRGREANVHWSDFERGLVGPVSPLGVMAEVMAGVALAFKLRGEDRVGLVFGGDGQTSTGAWHEGVNLAAALRCPLVIAVEHNQWAFSTPTTKQTRLASFTEKAPGYGLWAESVDGNDVLAVFSAARRAIAHARSGAGPALLEMRTYRRLGHAQHDAQEYVAAEELASWAARDPIDRFRRRLEEHAGVAATELDAIVGAVESEVQDAAEQAVAEPSPTPNDALQDVYSGMDALLPWTRTPVAAAR, from the coding sequence GTGACGGCATTGGAGACGGACGAACCGGACTGGGCCGGTCTCGACCGGTCCGAGCTGCTGGAGGTCTTTCGCGCGCTGGTCCTGAATCGGGCCGCCGAAGAGCGCCTCGATCTCCTGTTCAAGCAGGGGCACATCAAAGGCGGCGTCTATCGATCGTTGGGGCAGGAGGCGTGCGCCGTGGGTGCCGCTTATGCGTTGCGCCGACGCGACGATGGAACCGGCGACGTCGTGGGGCAGACCGTGCGAGCCACCGGTGCTGTCTTCCTGATGGGAGGGACGCCGCTCGATCTCTTCCGGCAGTATCTCTCGCGCGCCACCGGACCCACCCGGGGCCGGGAAGCCAATGTGCATTGGAGCGACTTCGAGCGGGGGCTGGTGGGCCCGGTCTCCCCGCTGGGGGTGATGGCGGAGGTCATGGCTGGAGTCGCGCTCGCGTTCAAGCTCCGCGGCGAAGACCGTGTCGGACTCGTGTTCGGTGGCGACGGCCAGACTTCGACAGGTGCCTGGCACGAGGGCGTGAACCTGGCAGCCGCACTCCGCTGTCCGTTGGTGATCGCCGTGGAACACAACCAATGGGCGTTCTCCACGCCAACGACGAAGCAGACGCGTTTGGCGAGCTTCACCGAGAAGGCGCCCGGGTATGGTTTGTGGGCAGAGTCGGTGGATGGGAACGACGTGCTCGCAGTGTTCAGCGCGGCGCGGCGCGCGATCGCGCATGCGCGCAGCGGAGCGGGGCCTGCGCTGCTGGAGATGCGCACGTACCGACGCCTCGGGCATGCCCAACACGATGCGCAGGAGTATGTCGCGGCCGAGGAGCTGGCATCGTGGGCGGCCCGCGATCCCATCGACCGGTTTCGGCGTCGCCTCGAAGAGCATGCCGGCGTAGCTGCCACCGAACTCGATGCCATCGTGGGCGCCGTGGAGAGCGAGGTGCAGGATGCCGCCGAGCAGGCGGTGGCCGAGCCTTCCCCCACGCCGAACGACGCGTTGCAGGACGTCTACTCCGGGATGGACGCGCTGCTGCCCTGGACGCGAACGCCAGTGGCGGCGGCACGGTGA
- the secG gene encoding preprotein translocase subunit SecG yields the protein MYALLLVLLVLVGIFLGVVILLQSGKGGGLAAMGGGAAASDVLGGRQATTVLTRATWTAGAIFMALSLILSIMSSRAQTPRSILEPAAPTNTAPTPVLPGLTDTPDTGSEPPAGETAPATEPGNPGL from the coding sequence ATGTACGCACTTCTGCTGGTCCTGCTCGTTCTCGTCGGCATCTTTCTCGGCGTCGTGATCCTCCTGCAATCCGGGAAGGGTGGTGGCCTGGCGGCCATGGGGGGTGGTGCGGCCGCGTCAGACGTCCTCGGCGGGCGGCAAGCCACGACTGTGCTGACGCGCGCCACCTGGACGGCCGGCGCCATCTTCATGGCGCTGTCCTTGATCCTCTCGATCATGTCCTCGCGCGCGCAGACGCCGCGCTCGATCCTGGAGCCGGCCGCGCCCACGAACACCGCCCCCACACCGGTGCTTCCGGGTTTGACCGACACGCCCGACACCGGTAGCGAGCCGCCCGCCGGTGAAACGGCCCCCGCGACGGAACCGGGCAACCCCGGACTCTAG
- the tpiA gene encoding triose-phosphate isomerase, with amino-acid sequence MSARPVVAGNWKMHHGPDATASFFRQLPDLSRAQARVLVFPPALSFAAARESAPAGVELGVQNVYWEAQGAFTGEVSAGMAAEAGARHVLIGHSERRHVFGETDEQVALKTASVLAVGLTPVVCVGETLQERRSGRLEQVIGTQLDAVLGAFADASAAEVMVAYEPVWAIGTGETATPADAQEAQRFLRERLAARLGSARSVTIPILYGGSVKPGNAGELLAQADVDGLLVGGASLEPQSFAQIVAAGG; translated from the coding sequence ATGAGCGCTCGCCCGGTGGTGGCTGGCAACTGGAAGATGCACCACGGCCCGGACGCGACCGCCTCGTTCTTCCGGCAGTTGCCCGACCTGTCGAGGGCCCAGGCCCGGGTGCTGGTGTTCCCGCCGGCGCTGAGCTTCGCGGCGGCCCGCGAGAGTGCTCCAGCCGGGGTGGAGCTGGGCGTCCAGAACGTGTACTGGGAGGCCCAGGGGGCCTTCACCGGGGAGGTCTCGGCGGGCATGGCCGCCGAGGCCGGAGCGCGCCACGTCCTGATCGGCCACTCGGAGCGCCGGCACGTGTTCGGCGAGACCGACGAGCAGGTAGCCCTGAAGACCGCCAGCGTCCTGGCCGTCGGGCTGACCCCGGTCGTTTGCGTGGGCGAAACGCTGCAGGAACGCCGCTCGGGCCGGCTCGAGCAGGTCATCGGCACCCAGTTGGACGCCGTCCTGGGAGCGTTCGCGGATGCGTCTGCGGCCGAGGTGATGGTGGCCTATGAGCCGGTTTGGGCGATCGGAACCGGCGAAACGGCGACGCCCGCCGACGCGCAGGAGGCCCAGCGCTTCCTGCGGGAACGACTGGCGGCGCGCCTGGGTTCGGCCCGATCCGTCACCATCCCCATTCTCTACGGCGGCAGTGTCAAGCCGGGGAACGCCGGCGAGCTCCTGGCCCAGGCCGACGTCGACGGGCTGCTGGTCGGGGGAGCCAGCCTGGAACCCCAGAGCTTTGCTCAGATCGTGGCCGCTGGCGGCTGA
- a CDS encoding phosphoglycerate kinase — translation MRRKTIEDLPQGALRGRVVALRLDLNVPVADGVVQDDTRIDAVLPTLRRLREAGARIVMLSHFGRPKDGPDPRYSLAPVATRLAERLEVPVHFLDQWRGPAVDAAVAEVADGGLLLLENTRFDPGETANDAELGAEWARWADVYVNDAFGTAHRAHASTEALPRAVRAKGGEALAGLLMERELRFLGSALSDPERPFVAVLGGAKISGKIDVVQALLDRVDRLIIGGAMANTFFLALGLETGDSLVEQDRVPMAADLLARAGERLLLPVDCRVSDVISPEAATRIVERTQVEPGDRIGDIGPATETLYGTELARARTIVWNGPMGVFEMAPFAQGTLSVAESIAEAADRGALAVVGGGDSALAAEVAGVSERMTHVSTGGGASLELLAGETLPGVDVLTMVEGT, via the coding sequence ATGCGACGCAAAACCATTGAAGACCTACCCCAGGGCGCGCTGCGCGGACGAGTCGTCGCGCTACGCCTGGATCTGAACGTCCCCGTCGCCGACGGCGTCGTCCAGGACGACACCCGTATCGACGCCGTGCTCCCCACGTTGCGCAGGCTTCGTGAGGCGGGAGCACGGATCGTGATGCTCTCGCACTTCGGACGTCCCAAGGACGGACCGGACCCGCGGTACTCCCTGGCACCGGTGGCCACCCGCCTGGCGGAGCGCCTGGAGGTCCCCGTGCACTTCCTGGATCAGTGGCGCGGGCCGGCCGTGGATGCCGCGGTCGCCGAGGTCGCCGACGGTGGGTTGCTCCTCTTGGAGAACACGCGCTTCGACCCGGGAGAGACCGCCAACGACGCGGAGCTGGGTGCGGAGTGGGCGCGCTGGGCGGACGTCTACGTGAACGATGCCTTCGGCACCGCGCATCGTGCCCATGCCTCCACGGAGGCGCTCCCGCGGGCGGTGCGGGCGAAGGGCGGAGAGGCCCTGGCAGGCTTGCTGATGGAGCGCGAACTGCGGTTCCTGGGAAGCGCTCTGTCGGACCCTGAGCGCCCCTTCGTGGCGGTGTTGGGCGGCGCCAAGATCTCGGGGAAGATCGACGTCGTGCAGGCCCTGCTCGATCGCGTCGACCGCCTCATCATCGGCGGGGCGATGGCCAACACCTTCTTCCTGGCGCTGGGGCTCGAGACCGGTGACTCGCTCGTGGAGCAGGACCGTGTTCCGATGGCGGCTGACCTGCTGGCGCGGGCGGGTGAGCGGCTTCTGCTCCCTGTCGACTGCCGCGTCTCCGATGTGATCTCTCCCGAGGCCGCCACGCGCATCGTAGAGCGCACGCAGGTCGAGCCGGGCGACCGGATCGGCGACATCGGGCCGGCCACCGAGACGCTCTACGGCACCGAGTTGGCTCGCGCCCGCACGATCGTGTGGAATGGTCCCATGGGTGTGTTCGAGATGGCCCCCTTCGCTCAAGGGACCCTGTCGGTCGCCGAGTCGATCGCCGAAGCCGCGGATCGGGGCGCGCTCGCCGTGGTCGGGGGTGGCGATTCGGCGTTGGCCGCCGAGGTGGCCGGCGTGTCGGAGCGGATGACCCACGTCTCCACCGGGGGCGGAGCCTCCCTGGAGCTCCTGGCCGGGGAGACCCTGCCGGGCGTCGACGTACTCACGATGGTGGAGGGAACATGA
- a CDS encoding energy transducer TonB yields MLASRDREGLSEELRTLRGELESIEFQERPSFGPELRAELEAVARAEGVYGRRRAPFVRPALLAASAVLLTGLFAVPSARASIVELIGSVQTRFRAEPPTPAPVPVALDPPGSSDLERDPVFIPLASVSREEQAPEAPAPSLWDGDLSDVAPFDAYPVLLDREGVDELVRWFYPDRLEDQGVVGVVRLILWVEADGSVDDRQISSSSGIAELDTAALKAAEHFRFTPARRRGQPVGTWVEFDVNVQSVARRGS; encoded by the coding sequence ATGCTCGCCTCTAGAGATAGAGAAGGACTCTCCGAGGAGCTTCGTACGCTCCGTGGGGAGTTGGAATCGATCGAGTTCCAGGAACGACCGTCCTTCGGGCCTGAGCTGCGCGCCGAGCTGGAAGCGGTGGCCCGGGCGGAAGGGGTGTACGGCCGCCGTCGGGCCCCCTTCGTGCGGCCGGCGTTGCTGGCCGCCTCTGCGGTGCTGCTCACGGGTCTGTTTGCCGTTCCTTCGGCACGGGCATCCATCGTGGAGTTGATCGGCTCGGTCCAGACCCGCTTCCGCGCCGAGCCCCCCACTCCGGCACCGGTTCCGGTCGCCTTGGACCCCCCGGGGAGCAGCGACCTCGAGCGGGATCCGGTCTTCATCCCGCTGGCGTCGGTCAGCAGGGAAGAGCAGGCTCCCGAGGCGCCGGCCCCCTCCCTTTGGGACGGAGACCTCTCCGACGTGGCTCCTTTCGACGCCTACCCGGTCCTGTTGGATCGGGAGGGCGTGGACGAGCTGGTGCGGTGGTTCTATCCCGATCGACTGGAAGACCAGGGTGTCGTGGGTGTGGTACGGCTCATCCTGTGGGTCGAGGCCGACGGGAGCGTCGATGATCGCCAGATCTCGAGCAGCTCAGGGATTGCGGAGCTCGATACGGCCGCCCTCAAGGCAGCCGAGCACTTCCGCTTCACGCCGGCGCGTCGTCGAGGACAGCCCGTGGGCACCTGGGTGGAGTTCGACGTGAACGTCCAGTCGGTGGCACGTCGCGGGAGCTAG
- a CDS encoding sigma-70 family RNA polymerase sigma factor: MRDFEIRDTQGAASPARDSALPADFAAWYDDHRSTVFRYVRFRLATREAAEDVTSEVFVKALRSFARYDPSKASPRTWLLRIARNAVTDHLRALRRRGALHVSLDKVPDLVSGEDSPELRLVREERVQRILNASGRLRRADQEILSLRYGSGLSNQEIAEAMDVSQNAVAVRIHRALRRLRDALDREGVGHN; the protein is encoded by the coding sequence ATGCGAGACTTCGAGATTCGAGACACCCAGGGGGCCGCGTCGCCGGCCCGGGACAGTGCCCTGCCGGCTGATTTTGCCGCCTGGTACGACGACCACCGGTCGACGGTATTCCGGTACGTCCGTTTCCGGCTGGCGACCCGCGAGGCTGCCGAGGACGTCACGTCGGAGGTGTTCGTCAAGGCGCTGCGCTCCTTCGCGCGCTACGACCCCTCCAAGGCCTCGCCGCGCACCTGGCTCCTCCGCATCGCACGCAACGCGGTGACGGACCACCTCAGGGCGCTGCGCCGCCGTGGCGCGTTGCATGTCTCTCTCGACAAGGTTCCGGACCTGGTCTCGGGTGAGGACTCACCCGAGCTCCGCCTGGTCCGCGAGGAGCGCGTGCAGCGCATCCTGAACGCCAGCGGGCGCCTGCGCCGCGCCGATCAGGAGATCCTCTCGTTGCGGTACGGTTCTGGCCTCTCCAATCAGGAGATCGCCGAAGCCATGGATGTCAGCCAGAACGCGGTCGCGGTGCGGATCCACCGTGCGCTGCGCCGGCTGCGTGATGCGCTCGACCGGGAAGGCGTCGGGCACAATTGA